In the genome of Oncorhynchus clarkii lewisi isolate Uvic-CL-2024 chromosome 4, UVic_Ocla_1.0, whole genome shotgun sequence, one region contains:
- the LOC139407360 gene encoding mRNA decay activator protein ZFP36L1-like isoform X2 translates to MLNYNNNTFGGPHNNGSSLLDRKAVGGSGLLQHCDSVTLPNAKFNQNQFINSLKVDPFSLLIGGCGSKNKENCFRDRSFSETGERLKPGSQLQGLGIGQSQQQVNSSRYKTELCRPFEENGSCKYGDKCQFAHGMQELRSLSRHPKYKTELCRTFHTMGFCPYGPRCHFIHNAEERRGPPPPLSTFNKMERPRLQHSFSFAGFPSQGGLQVSPTSVTPPPISTDEDMSDWPSKPFTYTSQELANLFGPSLGGGLPVFEPGLLTPATPSPTAPCFFRPMSESPASPPDSLSDLEGYQSSQSGSESPSLDASRRLPIFSRLSISDD, encoded by the coding sequence ATGttgaactacaacaacaacacttTCGGTGGGCCCCACAACAACGGCTCCTCCTTGCTGGACAGGAAGGCGGTGGGGGGCAGTGGGCTGTTGCAGCACTGTGACTCGGTCACCCTTCCCAATGCTAAATTCAACCAGAACCAGTTCATCAACAGTCTGAAGGTGGACCCTTTCTCGCTCCTAATCGGTGGTTGCGGCAGCAAAAACAAGGAGAACTGCTTCCGAGATCGCTCCTTCTCAGAGACTGGGGAGCGCCTCAAGCCGGGCAGTCAGCTCCAGGGTCTCGGCATCGGACAGAGCCAGCAGCAGGTCAACTCCAGCCGCTATAAGACGGAGCTGTGCCGGCCCTTCGAGGAGAATGGCTCCTGCAAGTACGGTGACAAGTGCCAGTTTGCCCACGGCATGCAAGAACTGCGCAGCCTGAGCCGCCACCCCAAGTACAAGACAGAGTTGTGTCGCACTTTCCACACTATGGGCTTCTGCCCCTACGGCCCGCGCTGCCACTTCATCCACAATGCAGAGGAGCGCCGTGGCCCACCGCCACCCCTCTCCACTTTCAACAAGATGGAGCGCCCTCGCCTCCAGCACAGCTTCAGCTTCGCTGGCTTCCCCAGCCAGGGCGGTCTGCAGGTCAGCCCCACCTCAGTCACCCCGCCACCTATCTCCACCGATGAGGACATGAGTGACTGGCCCAGCAAACCCTTCACCTACACCAGCCAGGAGCTGGCCAACCTGTTCGGGCCCAGCTTAGGGGGGGGCCTCCCTGTCTTTGAGCCTGGTCTGCTGACCCCGGCAACGCCCTCCCCCACCGCCCCCTGCTTCTTCCGGCCcatgtcggagtctcccgccagtCCCCCGGACTCTCTCTCAGACCTGGAGGGCTACCAGAGCAGTCAGAGCGGCTCGGAGTCTCCCAGCCTGGACGCCTCACGCCGCCTGCCCATCTTCAGCAGGCTCTCCATCTCTGATGATTAG
- the LOC139407360 gene encoding mRNA decay activator protein ZFP36L1-like isoform X1 produces MTATIVPPFLEYSEVNKNNKMLNYNNNTFGGPHNNGSSLLDRKAVGGSGLLQHCDSVTLPNAKFNQNQFINSLKVDPFSLLIGGCGSKNKENCFRDRSFSETGERLKPGSQLQGLGIGQSQQQVNSSRYKTELCRPFEENGSCKYGDKCQFAHGMQELRSLSRHPKYKTELCRTFHTMGFCPYGPRCHFIHNAEERRGPPPPLSTFNKMERPRLQHSFSFAGFPSQGGLQVSPTSVTPPPISTDEDMSDWPSKPFTYTSQELANLFGPSLGGGLPVFEPGLLTPATPSPTAPCFFRPMSESPASPPDSLSDLEGYQSSQSGSESPSLDASRRLPIFSRLSISDD; encoded by the exons ATGACAGCAACTATCGTTCCTCCTTTCTTAGAATACAGCGAAGTGAACAAG AACAATAAGATGttgaactacaacaacaacacttTCGGTGGGCCCCACAACAACGGCTCCTCCTTGCTGGACAGGAAGGCGGTGGGGGGCAGTGGGCTGTTGCAGCACTGTGACTCGGTCACCCTTCCCAATGCTAAATTCAACCAGAACCAGTTCATCAACAGTCTGAAGGTGGACCCTTTCTCGCTCCTAATCGGTGGTTGCGGCAGCAAAAACAAGGAGAACTGCTTCCGAGATCGCTCCTTCTCAGAGACTGGGGAGCGCCTCAAGCCGGGCAGTCAGCTCCAGGGTCTCGGCATCGGACAGAGCCAGCAGCAGGTCAACTCCAGCCGCTATAAGACGGAGCTGTGCCGGCCCTTCGAGGAGAATGGCTCCTGCAAGTACGGTGACAAGTGCCAGTTTGCCCACGGCATGCAAGAACTGCGCAGCCTGAGCCGCCACCCCAAGTACAAGACAGAGTTGTGTCGCACTTTCCACACTATGGGCTTCTGCCCCTACGGCCCGCGCTGCCACTTCATCCACAATGCAGAGGAGCGCCGTGGCCCACCGCCACCCCTCTCCACTTTCAACAAGATGGAGCGCCCTCGCCTCCAGCACAGCTTCAGCTTCGCTGGCTTCCCCAGCCAGGGCGGTCTGCAGGTCAGCCCCACCTCAGTCACCCCGCCACCTATCTCCACCGATGAGGACATGAGTGACTGGCCCAGCAAACCCTTCACCTACACCAGCCAGGAGCTGGCCAACCTGTTCGGGCCCAGCTTAGGGGGGGGCCTCCCTGTCTTTGAGCCTGGTCTGCTGACCCCGGCAACGCCCTCCCCCACCGCCCCCTGCTTCTTCCGGCCcatgtcggagtctcccgccagtCCCCCGGACTCTCTCTCAGACCTGGAGGGCTACCAGAGCAGTCAGAGCGGCTCGGAGTCTCCCAGCCTGGACGCCTCACGCCGCCTGCCCATCTTCAGCAGGCTCTCCATCTCTGATGATTAG